The nucleotide window AGGACGAGGCCGTCATGGAAGGGAAGGCGGTCCCGGTGGAAGGCTCCTCGAACTGGAGCGAGTCGCTCGACTTCAACCCCATCTACATCATGGCCGACTCGGGTGCGCGCGGCAGCAACGCGCAGCTCCGCCAGCTGGGCGGCATGCGGGGCCTGATGGCGAAGCCCTCGGGCGAGATCATCGAAACCCCCATCACGGCGAACTTTCGCGAAGGTCTTTCGGTGCTGCAGTACTTCATCTCCACCCACGGCGCCCGCAAGGGCCTTGCAGATACGGCCCTCAAAACCGCCAACAGCGGATACCTGACGCGCCGGCTCGTGGACGTGGCCCAGGACATCATGATCATCGAAGAGAACTGCAGCACGATGAACGGAATCGAGATGACGGCGCTGATCGAGGGTGGCGAGATCATTCAGGCGCTCGGAGAGCGCATCCTCGGCCGCATCGCCCTTCAGGATATCAAGGATCCCTTCACGGGCGAAGTGCTTTGCAAGCCCGGTGAGGAGATCAACGAGGAAAAGGTCGTAATCCTGGAGAACGCCGGCGTCGAGCGGGTGATGATTCGCTCGGCGTTGACCTGTGAAACACGCAACGGCGTCTGCGGCAAGTGCTACGGTCGGAACCTCTCGAACGGAAGGATTATCGAAGTGGGCGAGGCGATTGGCGTTATCGCGGCCCAGTCCATCGGCGAGCCGGGCACCCAGCTCACGATGCGGACCTTCCACATCGGCGGAACCGCGACCCGGGCTGCGGAGCAGAGCACCGTCGAGGCCAAGCGGCCGGGGTTCGTCAAGTACTTCGACCTGCGTACCATCACGAACAACGCCGGCGATATCGTCGTAATGAACCGGAACGGCCAGATCGCGATCTGCGACGAGACGGGCCGCGAGCGCGAACGCTACCCTGTCGTTTACGGCGCAGTGCTGAAGGCGAAAAACGGCGCGAAGGTCGAAGAGGGAGAAAAGCTCCTCGAATGGGACCCCTACACCTTTTCCATCATGGCCGATCAGGGAGGCGCCGTCTCCCTGATGGATGTGATCGAGGGTGTCACGATGCAGGAGGAGATCGACGAGGTCACCGGCCTCTCCCGGCGCGTGATTCTCGATTCGATTGATGAAAAGCGCCAGCCCCGCGTCGCGCTGATGAGCGATTCGGGCGAATTGCGCGGGTCTTTCCCGCTTCCGGCGGGCGCGCAGCTGACGGTGAACGAGGGCGCACAGATCTCGGCCGGAGACGTTATTTTCAAGATCGCCCGCGAAACCTCCAAGACGAAGGACATCACGGGCGGCCTTCCGCGCGTGGCCGAACTCTTCGAGGCGCGCAAGCCGAAGGAGAACGCCATCATCTCCGAGATCAACGGGTTGGTGAAGTTCGGCGGACTGGTCAAGGGCCAGCGGCAGATCCTTGTGATTTCCGATGAGGGGGACGAGCGCGAATATCTGATCCCGCGCGGAAAACACGTCAACGTCCAGGAAGGCGATCGCGTGCGGGTGGGCGAGCCCCTGATGGATGGCGCGGTCAACCCCCACGACATTCTCGCCGTCCTCGGCGAGCGGGAGCTTCAGAGCTACCTCGTCAACGAGGTGCAGGAGGTCTACCGGCTTCAGGGCGTGAACATCAACGACAAGCACATCGAGATCATCGTCCGTCAGATGCTGCGGCGGCTGGAGGTAGTCGAACCGGGCGACACCGATCTGGTGGTCGGAGAGCAGGTGACACGCGAAACCTTCCAGTGGGCCAACAAGGAAGCTTCGCTCGAGGGGAAAACTCCGGCGACGGCGCGGCCGATCCTGCTTGGAATCACGCGGGCTTCCCTCTCGACGGACAGCTTTATCTCGGCGGCCTCGTTCCAGGAGACCACCCGCGTGCTGACCCAGGCTGCGGTATCCGGCAAGGTGGATTATCTGCGGGGCCTGAAGGAAAACGTGATCATGGGACGGCTCATCCCGGCGGGCACCGGCGCGAGTCGCTACCAGCAGGTGGAACTGCTCTCGCCCGAGGTCGAGTTGGCGTCCGCGGTCGAGGACGCGCCGGTCATGGCGGATGATGAAGATGACTTCGCCGACAACCTGGCAGAGCCGGAAACGGTTGGGGTGAAAAAGAGCGGGGAAGACCTGGCAGAGCCGGAATCGGCTGGGGCGGAAAAGAGCGAGGAAGTGGCCTCTGAATAGTCGCTGAAATTCGGGGGTTTTCTAGGGTAGCCGGGCTTGACAACCCTTGGGGTTTGCTTATAATCCCCTCCTTTCGCGGGAAAAGGCGCTTTTTGGGGCGCCCACCCCTCGCGGCAAAAGATTGAAAGTAAATGTGTTATCCGGTTGCCGGAATTTTGCACCGGCAGCGGATGAGCAAAAGATTCGGTCCCGAGGCCGCTGAACGGCCAATGTGGCCGCCCGGCGTGGTTCGGGTGCGAATTTTTGCTGCTTTTTTTTGCCGTTTTTTTTGCCGTTTTTTGAAGTGCCGGAGGACAAGGTGCCGACGATTAATCAGCTGATCCGGAAGGGGCGCAAGCGCGTGCGCGCGAAGACCGACAGCCCGGCGCTTCGCTCGTGCCCCCAGAAGCGCGGCGTTTGCGTCCGCGTC belongs to bacterium and includes:
- the rpoC gene encoding DNA-directed RNA polymerase subunit beta' codes for the protein MESILNLFEKPKDPISFDAIRIRIASPHTIRSWSSGEVKKPETINYRTFKPERDGLFCAVIFGPVKDFECLCGKYKRAKYRGIVCEKCGVEVISSKIRRERLGHIELVSPVSHVWFFKGLPSRIGNLLDMTLRELERILYFENYVVLDPGSTGLKSFELITEEQHRQLMVEFDEDEFKIGIGAEAIREMLISIDLDTLSIQLKEDIRGTSNVQKRRKLIKRLKVVDAFRNSGNRPEWMILEVVPVLPPELRPLVPLDGGRFATSDLNDLYRRVINRNNRLMRLQELKAPDIIIRNEKRMLQESVDALFDNGRRGRLLRGPNRRPLKSLSDMLKGKQGRFRQNLLGKRVDYSGRSVIVVGPELSFHECGLPKKMALELFKPFIYSRLEERGLVATVKAAKKMVEEERPEVWDILEEVVKNHPVMLNRAPTLHRLGMQAFMPRLVEGKAIRVHPLVCAAFNADFDGDQMAVHVPLSIEAVEETRVLMLSANNILSPANGMPLAVPSQDIILGCYYLTKPRGKSKGEGSVFASPGEVRVAYDQEEVGLQARIRVRVDGDLVETTVGRVLLFDTLPAGVPFEGANRVMDKKALTRLVASCYRLCGRAKTVRFLDALKDLGFEHATQAGISISIDDMKIPAGKPSLTERARHEVMDVEKEYRDGLITDGERYNKIIDIWSHVTEEVAGAMFKTLQAEDEAVMEGKAVPVEGSSNWSESLDFNPIYIMADSGARGSNAQLRQLGGMRGLMAKPSGEIIETPITANFREGLSVLQYFISTHGARKGLADTALKTANSGYLTRRLVDVAQDIMIIEENCSTMNGIEMTALIEGGEIIQALGERILGRIALQDIKDPFTGEVLCKPGEEINEEKVVILENAGVERVMIRSALTCETRNGVCGKCYGRNLSNGRIIEVGEAIGVIAAQSIGEPGTQLTMRTFHIGGTATRAAEQSTVEAKRPGFVKYFDLRTITNNAGDIVVMNRNGQIAICDETGRERERYPVVYGAVLKAKNGAKVEEGEKLLEWDPYTFSIMADQGGAVSLMDVIEGVTMQEEIDEVTGLSRRVILDSIDEKRQPRVALMSDSGELRGSFPLPAGAQLTVNEGAQISAGDVIFKIARETSKTKDITGGLPRVAELFEARKPKENAIISEINGLVKFGGLVKGQRQILVISDEGDEREYLIPRGKHVNVQEGDRVRVGEPLMDGAVNPHDILAVLGERELQSYLVNEVQEVYRLQGVNINDKHIEIIVRQMLRRLEVVEPGDTDLVVGEQVTRETFQWANKEASLEGKTPATARPILLGITRASLSTDSFISAASFQETTRVLTQAAVSGKVDYLRGLKENVIMGRLIPAGTGASRYQQVELLSPEVELASAVEDAPVMADDEDDFADNLAEPETVGVKKSGEDLAEPESAGAEKSEEVASE